In Amphiura filiformis chromosome 2, Afil_fr2py, whole genome shotgun sequence, one DNA window encodes the following:
- the LOC140146660 gene encoding pseudouridylate synthase RPUSD4, mitochondrial-like, with amino-acid sequence MAAPSAMFLSRSVKTSHISYPFVRKICVSNFTKDAKQLSASGSCFIQCRFHCQTIRNCSQSRSQKLKFVCDRHCKRQKLFSGHAKVPHSYFYTGSRMSPLNLSHQDESHKSSQVYKKRNEDDIDIEETDFSDTAQLLNNHKVTFSEQTSSSSEQQEDVVIVGNARQAGHTYRKRVERKALRDDADTSSAATMAARIRKELKDSEKEKRRQTDGNEDVDKKKSKSLRHQIQDISKLQESTVAEILRKSVIYNQGDIVAIDKPYGIPSHGGPRVTHNIDSLLPLLARNLAKKGDEDPTLHLVHRLDKETTGVMVLAKTEHMLRRLQAMFRHRKVIKKYWVITVGIPDPPSGVIDMPLVEAEIGDRYRMVVKPDLSSVYPGMKRRKTPATDAITKFKVLDAAKKCALVELEAMTGVKHQIRVHLAQGMACPILGDHKYSHFNKQAPQRLPYSMLLCFGITQPKVRTIPMHLHAQSLILSEFFVDGRNLNISTKLPKFFATNLRKLKLKVSR; translated from the exons ATGGCGGCGCCCAGTGCAATGTTTCTGTCACGCTCTGTGAAAACTTCTCACATTTCTTACCCTTTTGTACGTAAAATATGTGTGTCTAATTTTACAAAGGATGCAAAACAATTATCTGCATCCGGATCTTGTTTTATACAGTGTCGATTTCACTGTCAAACGATTAGAAACTGCTCGCAATCACGGTCACAGAAGCTTAAATTTGTGTGTGATCGGCATTGTAAAAGACAGAAGTTGTTTTCAGGTCATGCAAAGGTTCCACACAGTTACTTTTACACAGGATCAAGAATGTCACCATTGAACTTAAGCCACCAAGATGAATCACACAAAAGTAGCCAAGTCTACAAGAAGCGTAATGAAGATGACATTGATATTGAGGAAACAGATTTCAGTGATACAGCTCAACTTTTGAACAATCATAAAGTGACTTTTTCAGAGCAGACATCAAGTTCATCCGAACAACAAGAAGATGTAGTTATTGTTGGCAATGCTAGACAGGCAGGACACACGTACAGAAAACGGGTAGAGAGAAAAGCGCTGAGAGATGATGCAGACACAAGCAGTGCTGCAACTATGGCAGCAAGAATTAGGAAAGAATTGAAGGACAGTGAAAAAGAAAAACGAAGGCAAACAG ATGGAAACGAGGATGTTGACAAAAAGAAATCCAAAAGTCTGCGGCATCAAATCCAGGACATTAGTAAACTACAAGAATCTACAGTTGCTGAGATCCTCAGAAAGTCAGTCATCTATAATCAAG GAGACATCGTTGCCATTGATAAACCTTACGGTATTCCAAGTCACG GTGGCCCACGAGTTACTCATAATATCGATAGTCTTCTTCCACTCCTTGCAAGAAACCTAGCCAAGAAAGGCGATGAGGACCCAACACTGCACCTAGTGCACAGACTAGACAAGGAGACTACTGGTGTGATGGTGCTGGCCAAGACGGAACACATGCTGCGTAGGCTACAGGCTATGTTTAGGCACCGTAAAGTGATCAAGAAGTATTGGGTTATTACAGTGGGAATTCCAGATCCACCAAGTGGGGTTATTGATATGCCTTTAGTAGAAGCAG AAATTGGTGATAGATACCGTATGGTAGTGAAGCCTGATTTGTCCAGTGTCTACCCTGGTATGAAGAGAAGAAAGACCCCAGCAACGGATGCCATTACCAAGTTCAAAGTTCTTGACGCTGCCAAGAAATGTGCCCTTGTAGAGCTGGAAGCTATGACAG GTGTGAAGCATCAGATTCGTGTCCATCTTGCACAAGGAATGGCCTGCCCTATTCTAGGAGATCACAAATACTCACATTTCAATAAGCAGGCTCCACAG AGGTTACCATACAGCATGCTGCTTTGTTTTGGCATAACTCAGCCTAAAGTCCGCACAATACCAATGCACCTACATGCACAGTCTCTCATCCTGTCGGAATTCTTTGTTGATGGAAGGAACCTCAACATATCAACAAAATTGCCGAAATTCTTTGCCACCAACCTGAGAAAGCTGAAACTGAAAGTGTCCCGATGA